In Bactrocera oleae isolate idBacOlea1 chromosome 5, idBacOlea1, whole genome shotgun sequence, a genomic segment contains:
- the l(2)k05819 gene encoding transmembrane protein 94 isoform X7, producing the protein MSVKSQRKAVATGAMGNATGEGVSHEKPNYGLTTRVALSRLHDDIEKLLREHEATYAKESYYRKLRSAFFKPSDTPLGWPAITATLFTMIALLIGEAYLASICVAAILSLDLCVVVRENHLRRTEIYRKTRQALADIRLAERDLCGEWQPCNYPHLCCPVSPCVSLQWTYRDGNIVNLPWALLVRGDHIVLRPGHITPGPCTEVNGKRTFEMHEIYGPTQVNDPPVRPLARAPLPDLICTLQTTPFLDNLRVILENSLKRPSTIYNQQRYLLVTKYIQQWGFICALCLTLFAGMLRINGLSSSPNVGTHPNEQHYWKYVFLETPAAAVIPLLPLIFPIMWISMNLWGVARLQCFLKIPQVLITKDSEKSFEEDLDAPTFDYDNISLLRSNVFRNWLQLWHGDSELLPRSSNLVQVLGSITALCCIDKKGILSWPNPTAEKVFFLHDTDNDHLDDRSTSCSTLNTESNHTSQAESKNGGIVAEVLDLTHDQHCPFRLEFDDHGWKSHITSLKPLGLAILLNTCSPLTHAHYAQFCGHVTAVAMLDKDLVPVTNRYAHVDSSLTSFLHGRCLCELAKQIGFKDSATDHFSLEGQLASYRHLQPEVVRRDIRFARQLQLSSKVKVPFPHSLSVVMRENPAGYLSLFTQGTADIIMDFCDDFWDGKDLRPLSAQDRKKALDFYQRSALTAYCTAFSYRPLRHGINGALSGAQHTGGPIAYLELPPESKIRMQHVDRAHCDFESGGHIHTKLSHSISTDSLLFSESKDDDINDVEGCFEMQCHQVFIGMVTMQYQAQTDIVQLVERLERACIRFVHFSKENELRSRVFSEKMGLESGWNCHISLLNEGDDKASMNTAAEKANTSGGTGGTDNDADDEGSDLHHLLPPPNLESSKTLSSSAPGAISNPDEYQAVQLSSTPPSRRSSVSCGGEGNGKNESLHMVDGGNQVIVDAVDDEHRQSEDSAMDENCRSMSIITESTEQSAPVHFDMSNRAKLPRGIENIRPHLEQVDNVPLQVSLFTDCSPEATRQMLDIMQSYGEIVVCLGSSASNSNANIFLQADCSIAVEPLYPQVCQDINAYTDGNLTNNKLRLLRLKKDLNGEEKYGSHEPYTTEELLESGFYGNDEPQMRPMQSAGNTVSPVYLGRLLNSLPCSISVCRDEPLSLVSIIELSRRFSAGLWNCIQYWACCAGALSMINILSACLSLPPLLTPIMVLYLMSVPVPLIALALAHIDIDPKIMNRATGKKQTEYDTKVFGFVIWCYGCKFIAPILIMIFAYCTFMAHPIELMDIDEEKLHINLQIARIFSFLGILVHFVVISACFVHRDHSLWQRNPFRNHIWAFTCGCTLLVHIVICAVQICLQDNYFVEACGMWPAIAFLYGGSFISLAITEICKWQEIKVNTRYQRRARLDFGTKLGMNSPF; encoded by the exons ATGTCGGTAAAGTCACAACGTAAAGCCGTTGCTACGGGGGCAATGGGGAACGCGACCGGTGAAGGAGTTTCCCATGAAAAACCCAATTATGGTTTAACTACGCGTGTTGCACTATCACGTCTGCACGATGATATTGAAAAATTGTTGCGTGAGCATGAGGCCACCTACGCCAAGGAGAG CTACTATCGCAAACTGCGTTCGGCATTCTTCAAACCAAGCGACACACCATTGGGATGGCCTGCAATCACAGCTACGCTATTCACTATGATTGCGTTGCTTATTGGTGAGGCATATCTGGCGTCGATCTGTGTTGCGGCTATCTTATCATTGGATTTGTGCGTAGTGGTGCGCGAAAATCATTTACGTCGCACCGAAATCTACCGCAAGACACGCCAGGCACTCGCCGATATACGACTCGCTGAACGTGATCTATGTGGCGAGTGGCAACCATGCAATTATCCGCATCTGTGTTGCCCAGTTTCACCTTGTGTGTCGCTGCAGTGGACATATCGCGATGGTAATATTGTAAATTTACCGTGGGCCTTATTGGTACGCGGCGATCACATTGTACTACGACCGGGTCACATAACGCCCGGTCCGTGTACGGAAGTGAATGGAAAGCGCACATTTGAAATGCATGAAATATATGGCCCAACACAGGTGAATGATCCGCCAGTGCGTCCTTTGGCGCGTGCACCTCTACCAGATTTAATATGCACATTGCAGACGACGCCTTTTCTGGATAATTTGCGTGTCATTTTGGAAAACTCATTGAAGCGCCCATCGACGATATACAATCAGCAGCGTTATTTG CTGGTAACGAAATACATACAACAATGGGGcttcatatgtgcactttgtTTGACGCTTTTTGCCGGCATGTTGCGTATTAATGGTTTAAGCAGTTCGCCCAATGTCGGCACACATCCCAATGAGCAACATTATTGGAAATATGTTTTCCTAGAGACACCAGCTGCTGCAGTTATACCATTACTGCCACTCATTTTCCCCATCATGTGGATATCGATGAATTTGTGGGGTGTGGCAAGACTACAATGCTTTCTCAAAATACCACAAGTGCTCATCACTAAAGACTCGGAAAAATCATTCGAAGAAGACTTGGATGCGCCCACCTTTGATTATGACAACATATCACTGTTGCGTTCGAATGTATTTCGCAATTGGTTGCAACTATGGCATGGTGACAGTGAACTGCTACCACGTTCATCGAATTTAGTGCAAGTATTAGGCTCTATAACAGCACTTTGTTGCATAGACAAGAAAGGCATACTTTCATGGCCAAATCCAACAGCTGAGAAGGTATTCTTCTTACACGATACCGACAATGATCACTTGGATGATCGCAGCACAAGTTGTTCTACGTTGAACACCGAAAGTAATCATACGAGTCAGGCGGAGAGTAAAAACGGTGGTATTGTTGCTGAAGTGCTCGATCTAACACATGATCAACACTGTCCATTTCGTTTGGAGTTCGATGATCATGGGTGGAAATCGCATATCACATCACTTAAACCATTGG GCCTCGCAATATTGTTGAATACTTGTTCGCCGCTGACGCATGCACATTACGCGCAATTCTGTGGACATGTAACCGCCGTGGCGATGCTGGATAAAGATTTGGTGCCAGTCACGAATCGGTATGCCCACGTTGATTCCAGTTTGACTAGCTTTTTGCATGG ACGTTGCCTTTGCGAATTGGCCAAACAAATCGGTTTTAAGGATTCTGCTACAGATCATTTTTCACTCGAGGGTCAGTTGGCTTCCTACAGACATTTG CAACCGGAAGTGGTGCGTCGTGACATTCGCTTCGCACGCCAACTGCAGCTATCGTCTAAAGTGAAGGTACCCTTTCCGCACTCACTGTCGGTGGTGATGCGCGAAAACCCTGCCGGCTACCTTTCGCTCTTCACCCAAGGCACCGCCGACATTATAATGGATTTCTGTGATGATTTTTGGGATGGCAAAGACTTGCGCCCACTTTCGGCGCAGGATCGAAAGAAAGCGCTCGATTTCTATCAACGCAGCGCGCTCACCGCCTACTGCACCGCCTTCTCGTATCGCCCGCTGCGACATGGCATTAATGGCGCGCTCAGCGGCGCACAGCACACTGGTGGACCAATTGCATATCTAGAATTGCCACCCGAATCGAAAATACGCATGCAACATGTTGATCGCGCCCATTGCGATTTCGAGAGTGGCGGCCATATACATACGAAATTGAGTCACAGCATCAGCACTGATTCGCTATTATTCAGCGAAAGTAAAGACGATGACATCAACGATGTAGAGGGCTGCTTCGAAATGCAATGCCATCAGGTGTTCATCGGTATGGTGACTATGCAGTATCAAGCGCAGACGGACATTGTACAGCTGGTGGAGCGACTGGAGCGCGCTTGTATACGGTTCGTACATTTCAGCAAAGAAAACGAGTTGCGCTCGCGTGTATTCTCGGAGAAGATGGGTCTGGAGTCCGGCTGGAACTGTCACATATCGCTGTTGAATGAGGGAGATGATAAGGCCTCAATGAATACTGCTGCCGAGAAGGCTAACACCAGCG GCGGTACAGGCGGCACCGATAACGACGCCGACGACGAAGGCAGCGATCTGCATCATCTGCTACCGCCACCCAATCTCGAGTCTTCCAAAACACTAAGCTCATCAGCACCGGGCGCCATCTCCAATCCCGATGAGTACCAAGCGGTGCAGCTTAGCTCAACACCGCCCTCGCGTCGCAGCAGCGTCAGTTGTGGTGGTGAAGGTAACGGCAAAAACGAGTCCTTACACATGGTGGATGGCGGCAACCAAGTTATTGTAGATGCCGTTGACGATGAGCACCGCCAATCGGAGGACTCTGCCATGGATGAGAATTGTCGCTCGATGAGCATCATAACGGAGAGTACCGAGCAGAGTGCTCCCGTACACTTTGACATGTCTAATCGTGCTAAATTGCCGCGCGGCATAGAGAATATACGTCCGCATTTGGAACAGGTGGACAATGTGCCATTACAGGTGTCGCTATTCACCGACTGTTCGCCCGAGGCGACGCGTCAAATGCTCGATATTATGCAGTCATATGGTGAGATTGTCGTGTGTCTCGGCTCTTCGGCCAGCAATTCAAATGCGAATATATTCCTGCAAGCCGATTGCAGCATAGCTGTCGAGCCGCTTTATCCGCAAGTTTGTCAAGACATTAACGCCTACACGGATGGCAATCTAACAAATAACAAATTGCGTCTGCTGCGTCTCAAAAAAGATCTCAATGGCGAGGAGAAATATGGCAGTCATGAACCCTATACCACCGAAGAGCTGCTCGAAAGCGGCTTCTATGGCAATGATGAGCCACAAATGCGTCCAATGCAGTCCGCCGGCAACACTGTGTCCCCCGTCTACCTAGGTCGGCTTCTCAACTCGTTGCCCTGTTCGATATCGGTGTGTCGCGATGAACCGTTATCGCTGGTGTCCATTATCGAGTTGTCGCGTCGCTTTTCGGCTGGCCTTTGGAATTGCATACAATATTGGGCTTGCTGTGCCGGCGCGCTTTCGATGATCAATATTTTAAGCGCTTGCCTTTCGCTGCCGCCACTATTGACGCCGATTATGGTGCTTTATTTGATGAGCGTACCGGTACCGTTGATTGCGCTCGCTTTGGCGCACATCGATATCGATCCGAAGATTATGAATCGTGCCACAGGCAAGAAGCAAACCGAGTATGATACGAAGGTCTTCGGTTTTGTGATATGGTGTTATGGCTGTAAATTCATCGCTCCCATTTTGATTATG ATTTTCGCCTATTGCACATTTATGGCGCATCCCATCGAGCTCATGGACATTGACGAGGAGAAATTGCATATCAACTTGCAAATCGCGCGCATCTTCTCTTTCCTCGGCATCTTAGTGCATTTCG TGGTGATTTCCGCCTGCTTCGTGCACCGCGATCACTCGCTGTGGCAGCGCAATCCCTTCCGCAATCACATCTGGGCTTTCACCTGCGGCTGCACGCTGCTCGTGCACATCGTCATCTGTGCAGTGCAGATCTGCCTGCAGGACAATTACTTCGTGGAGGCCTGCGGTATGTGGCCGGCGATTGCGTTTCTCTATGGTGGCAGTTTTATAAGCCTGGCGATCACGGAGATTTGCAAGTGGCAAGAGATTAA aGTTAACACACGCTATCAGCGCCGCGCGAGGCTTGACTTTGGCACCAAATTGGGTATGAATTCACCGTTTTAA